The segment CAACCGACAATTTGCCCCACCTTAGCACAGGTCCTGCCTTCTGAAATGAAAGTTATGATCCTTTGGCTTTTTTCTTCACTTTAGTGCTTTCCAAGACCCATAACTACTTAAATTTTGTAACTTTCTTGTCACAATCACCTAAAGCCACCGATTTTTAATTCAGTCAAGAACTTAAAATATCAAGAAGCTCAGAAAAGTATAAGCTTTTACATAAAACAGTTACTGGTGCTATTTTTGTTGGTGCTCCATTTCGCTCCTCTTTCGCAAAATTGCCTAATGTGATAAGAACCGTTAGAATTGAGAGAGTAAGTACACTTCTCTCAGAGAAGAGACACATAAAGCTACATGATATTATAGTAAAGTCCAGTAAATGTTGGACAGTAGTCTTGTTTTGAAGGAATAAAGACGGTCGTCCCTACTGGTGCTATTTTTTTCGGCGCCACTGTATATAGGGTGGGCGTGTGacgacccgacccgacccgaccccGTCCTGCTTATCCCACAACCATTGTTCCGGCTATTGAAAAAAACCCGAATTGATGGGATAAATAATTGATTGACCCTTAAATTCTCCGTATTCAGATACGGGGGCGTGGCCAGGAAAAAAAACACAGCTGTTGCGATTGTAAATCCATTTActtatccaaaaaaaaaacaagtacCATTTCCAAAAAGAAGAGACGAAAAGTCTGCAAAGAACAAGGAAAACCAGTTTTGAGCCAAGTTTATCAAAGTTAACATATGAATACAAGTGTAAACCATCGAAAAAAGTTATTAATATTAAGATTAAACAATAGTTTAATGTAAATAAGGAAAGTAATTGAGTGCCATCTTTGAAACAATTTTGTGTAAGTTCCTTAGATTTTAATTCATCTTTAAGCGAGGTAACAAGCAAGGTAACAAGATAATATCTAAGATTAAAGATCCACCATTGAGGATAAGTTCATTGAAAGCAGGAAATGAGCGGCGATGTTGAGGGGATTGTGGTGCGACTTTTGGCCAGCCTGGTGCTCCACGGTGATGCCACGTTCATGGTACCCCGAATGGGTCCGGTATCGAGAGATTCTGGGAACGGAAACGGATATCGCCGAGTGTCGTAAACCAATCGACGGAGTCGCCATCGCTTCTGTCTGGTGGTGTACATCCTGGCCAAGATTCACCGGCAGCAGGTGAACGGCGGCCCCCGTTCGGGGGCTCTACTACTGCGATCCCCAGCTGATACGGACGCAGCGGCACATTGCCGCAGCCAGACTGGACGTCTGTCATATGCTGAACACGTCGCCTACTCGCTTGGGGGTGCTCTCCGCCTCCAAGTGTCTAATGGCAGGTGAGTCGTGGTAGCTAGGCGATACGCTCTGCTCATGCTGATCTTTTCTTGATCTCTTGCAGGCGACATACGTATGCTCATGACCAACGGAGATGTCTTGGACTGCAGCGTATATAGCGGGGCTACCACAGACACCGAGAAGGTGGAACGCATTGTCACCCAGGCGGACTTTGCGCTGGTCGTCGAAAAGGAGTCTGTCTTCGAGAGCCTGCTGGCACGCGATCTGTTCGGCACCTTCGGTCGCCGCTGCATCCTGGTGACCGGCAAGGGCTACCCGGACTGCAGCACGCGGCGCATCGTTCACCGGCTATCCACAGAGTGCCACTTGCCGGCCTACATACTCGTCGACGCCGATCAGTTCGGCATTGAGATAATGCTCGTCTATCGCCTCGGGTCGCAGTCCATGAGCTTCACATCGGGAGACCTCGCCACGCCTACGCTACGGTGGATTGGCCTCCACCCCTCCGAGATAACGGCCCTATC is part of the Drosophila miranda strain MSH22 chromosome Y unlocalized genomic scaffold, D.miranda_PacBio2.1 Contig_Y1_pilon, whole genome shotgun sequence genome and harbors:
- the LOC108158659 gene encoding LOW QUALITY PROTEIN: meiotic recombination protein W68 (The sequence of the model RefSeq protein was modified relative to this genomic sequence to represent the inferred CDS: inserted 2 bases in 1 codon; substituted 1 base at 1 genomic stop codon) encodes the protein MSGDVEGIVVRLLASLVLHGDATFMVPRMGPVSRDSGNGNGYRRVSXTNRRSRHRFCLVVYILAKIHRQQVNGGXPVRGLYYCDPQLIRTQRHIAAARLDVCHMLNTSPTRLGVLSASKCLMAGDIRMLMTNGDVLDCSVYSGATTDTEKVERIVTQADFALVVEKESVFESLLARDLFGTFGRRCILVTGKGYPDCSTRRIVHRLSTECHLPAYILVDADQFGIEIMLVYRLGSQSMSFTSGDLATPTLRWIGLHPSEITALSSGAAALGSGDNKKIDDILARDYIGPGVRQELRSLQQIQQKAEIESVIDYLSTDYIPNKINRNLFL